A single Streptomyces sp. 2114.4 DNA region contains:
- a CDS encoding serine hydrolase — protein sequence MFALPVAGVAGCGGPAVPAKPSPSVSPSASPDEVRDITPGVTQQLDTVVQQIMREANIPGVTVGLWTPDGNYVRSFGLADQSNGQAMSPDLYMRIGSVTKTFTVTALLQLVDRHKVDLDDPIGKYVEGVPNGSKITLRELAGMRSGLFNYSKDEAFYQALTYDPHQPFAPKELLSYAFQHPVLFPPGKKYEYSNTNLILLGLVIEKVTGQQLHDYIKKDVLEPTGLDHTLLPVDATFPTPHAQGYTTQTANGDVQDAADWNSSWAWAAGAMISNLQDLRVWARAVATGKLPGGGDLISPALQKQRLTTPPTPIPGIGYGLGIFSVQGWIGHNGSLPGYESLVVYLPSARATLVVLLNTDIDHDNQEPTTLFGEEITKIVTPGHVFNLPAEPAAR from the coding sequence ATGTTCGCACTGCCGGTCGCGGGCGTGGCCGGATGCGGTGGCCCCGCCGTGCCGGCGAAACCGTCGCCGTCCGTTTCCCCATCGGCGTCCCCGGACGAGGTCCGTGACATCACCCCTGGCGTAACGCAGCAACTCGACACCGTCGTCCAGCAGATCATGCGGGAGGCGAACATCCCGGGTGTGACCGTGGGACTGTGGACGCCCGACGGTAACTATGTGCGGTCCTTCGGGCTCGCCGACCAGAGCAACGGCCAGGCCATGTCGCCGGATCTGTACATGCGGATCGGGAGCGTGACAAAGACGTTCACCGTGACGGCGCTGCTGCAGCTGGTCGACCGGCACAAGGTGGACCTGGACGATCCGATCGGGAAGTACGTCGAAGGCGTACCCAACGGAAGCAAGATCACCCTGCGCGAGCTGGCCGGGATGCGCAGCGGCCTGTTCAACTACTCCAAGGACGAGGCCTTCTACCAGGCATTGACGTACGACCCACACCAGCCGTTCGCCCCGAAGGAGTTGCTCAGCTACGCCTTCCAGCACCCTGTGCTGTTCCCGCCGGGAAAGAAGTACGAGTACTCCAACACCAACCTCATCCTGCTCGGCCTCGTCATCGAGAAAGTCACCGGTCAGCAACTGCACGACTACATCAAGAAGGACGTCCTTGAACCGACCGGCCTGGACCACACGCTCCTGCCGGTCGACGCCACGTTCCCGACTCCGCACGCGCAGGGGTACACGACCCAGACCGCGAACGGCGACGTCCAGGACGCGGCCGACTGGAACTCTTCATGGGCCTGGGCGGCCGGCGCGATGATCTCCAATCTGCAGGACCTGCGCGTATGGGCGCGTGCGGTGGCCACGGGCAAACTGCCCGGCGGCGGCGACCTGATCAGTCCCGCCCTGCAGAAGCAGCGGCTCACCACACCACCGACCCCCATCCCGGGCATCGGGTATGGCCTCGGCATCTTCAGCGTCCAGGGGTGGATCGGGCACAACGGTTCGCTGCCGGGCTACGAGTCCCTGGTGGTCTATCTGCCGTCGGCACGGGCGACCCTCGTCGTCCTGTTGAACACCGACATCGACCATGACAACCAGGAGCCCACCACGCTTTTCGGCGAGGAGATCACGAAGATCGTCACGCCGGGCCACGTCTTCAACCTGCCCGCGGAGCCCGCGGCCAGGTAG
- a CDS encoding NADP-dependent oxidoreductase — MKAIVATDQGAEAAGIKLAERPEPTPAINDVVVEVHASGFVPAEWEWPSTWVDRSGHDRAQAIIGHEFAGVVTSLGYGTTGLSLGQRVFGITDWHRDGTLAEYAAVEARNLAPLPGAVDFTVGASLPISGLTAWQGLFRHGRLQAGQSVLAHGAAGAVGSVVTQLAREFGAYVIGTGREPDRQAALDFGANEFLALDDEDLEDIGGVDLVFDVIGGDIQRRSASIIRPGGTLVSVVGPAETRPVDGLAVDFVVESVPSQLVEIVDRVRDGRLRTHIGTVATLDDAVPALNPTERRKGKTVIRVRP; from the coding sequence ATGAAGGCAATCGTCGCGACTGATCAGGGCGCGGAAGCGGCCGGGATCAAGCTGGCGGAGCGGCCTGAGCCGACGCCGGCGATCAACGACGTCGTCGTTGAAGTCCATGCGTCGGGCTTCGTCCCGGCAGAGTGGGAATGGCCCTCGACGTGGGTCGATCGCTCCGGTCACGACCGAGCCCAGGCGATCATCGGCCACGAGTTCGCCGGAGTGGTCACCTCCCTCGGCTACGGCACGACGGGACTCTCGCTGGGCCAGCGGGTGTTCGGGATCACGGACTGGCACCGCGATGGAACCCTGGCCGAGTACGCGGCCGTGGAGGCACGCAACCTCGCGCCGCTGCCCGGGGCCGTCGACTTCACGGTGGGTGCGAGCCTGCCGATCTCCGGCCTGACCGCATGGCAAGGCCTGTTCCGGCACGGTCGTCTTCAGGCGGGGCAGAGCGTCCTCGCACACGGCGCCGCTGGCGCGGTCGGATCCGTGGTGACGCAGCTCGCCCGGGAGTTCGGCGCCTACGTCATCGGTACCGGGCGGGAGCCGGACCGTCAGGCGGCGCTCGACTTCGGCGCGAACGAGTTCCTCGCCCTCGACGACGAGGATCTCGAAGACATCGGAGGGGTCGACCTGGTCTTCGATGTCATCGGTGGTGACATCCAGAGGCGCTCGGCGAGCATCATCCGGCCTGGCGGGACGCTGGTGTCGGTGGTCGGGCCTGCTGAGACTCGCCCTGTCGACGGTCTCGCGGTCGACTTCGTCGTCGAGTCCGTTCCGAGTCAGCTGGTGGAGATCGTCGACCGGGTGCGGGACGGGCGCCTTCGCACGCACATTGGAACCGTCGCGACCCTCGACGACGCCGTCCCCGCGCTCAACCCGACCGAGCGGCGCAAGGGCAAGACCGTCATTCGCGTGCGCCCCTGA
- a CDS encoding transglutaminase domain-containing protein yields MGFCVHKSILYAPAVRAVGIPSRLVYAHVRNHLASDRLKKMVGGVVFHHGLVSIHLGGRWLRVTPVFNKLLCRLYGMAPLEFDGASDSLYRPYDGHDGARMEFLKDYGAYGDVPFDLLLERMRAKHPDMFADHDVVAGSGSLADEAPARASTV; encoded by the coding sequence GTGGGCTTCTGCGTCCACAAATCCATTCTGTACGCCCCCGCCGTGCGCGCCGTCGGCATCCCCAGCCGTCTGGTGTACGCCCATGTGCGCAACCATCTCGCCTCGGACCGGCTGAAGAAGATGGTCGGCGGGGTGGTCTTCCACCACGGTCTGGTCTCCATCCACCTCGGCGGACGTTGGCTGCGGGTGACCCCGGTCTTCAACAAACTGCTGTGTCGTCTGTACGGCATGGCGCCACTGGAGTTCGACGGCGCGTCGGACAGCCTCTACCGCCCGTACGACGGACATGACGGCGCCCGGATGGAATTCCTGAAGGATTACGGTGCCTACGGTGACGTCCCCTTCGACCTCCTACTGGAGCGGATGCGTGCCAAGCATCCCGACATGTTCGCCGACCACGATGTGGTCGCGGGCAGTGGGTCGTTGGCCGACGAGGCCCCAGCCCGAGC
- a CDS encoding nuclear transport factor 2 family protein — protein sequence MDGQPRSGRGRGTNVLVNHAGTWQMLHEHLSASPGGAIDP from the coding sequence ATCGACGGCCAGCCGCGATCAGGAAGAGGCCGCGGCACCAACGTGCTCGTCAACCACGCCGGAACCTGGCAGATGCTTCACGAACACCTCAGCGCATCACCGGGCGGCGCCATCGATCCATAG
- a CDS encoding substrate-binding domain-containing protein — MRRVSSTLPARRCPVLDEMSVVGFDDSRLARLAHIGLTTVGQDIPRLAELAVGRAIARMEAEAAPGPETVIAPRLVVRATTAAPRRALS; from the coding sequence GTGCGACGGGTGTCCTCGACGCTTCCTGCGCGCCGGTGTCCCGTCCTCGACGAGATGTCCGTGGTCGGCTTCGACGACAGCCGCCTGGCCCGCCTCGCCCACATCGGCCTGACCACTGTCGGACAGGACATCCCGCGCCTGGCGGAACTCGCCGTCGGCCGGGCCATCGCCCGGATGGAGGCGGAGGCGGCGCCGGGCCCCGAGACCGTCATCGCGCCGCGACTCGTGGTCCGCGCGACCACGGCGGCGCCGCGCCGGGCCCTGTCGTAA
- a CDS encoding integrase core domain-containing protein — MGIGHVRIRPRTPRLNGKVERSHRIDSEEFYRLLEVHVIDDVNLFNTKLQEREDYYNYDRPHGALTAQTPYERLRQKAQNPLS, encoded by the coding sequence ATGGGCATCGGCCACGTCCGCATCAGGCCCCGCACCCCGCGGCTGAACGGCAAGGTCGAACGATCTCACCGCATCGATTCCGAAGAGTTCTACCGCCTCCTGGAGGTGCACGTCATCGATGACGTCAACCTCTTCAACACCAAGCTCCAGGAGCGGGAGGACTACTACAACTACGATCGCCCCCACGGCGCACTCACCGCCCAGACACCCTACGAACGACTCCGACAGAAAGCCCAGAACCCACTGTCATAG